A region from the Sphingopyxis lindanitolerans genome encodes:
- a CDS encoding electron transfer flavoprotein subunit alpha/FixB family protein: MKTLVWVEHDGKAVKDATLAVVTAASKLGEVHLLVAGSDVDAVAKEAAGIAGVGKVHVADNAAFGHNLPENIAPLVAELMASHDAFLAPATTTGKNIAPRVAALLDVMQISEILSVEGPKTFTRPIYAGNAIATVESSDAKLVLTVRGTAFEKAATTGGSGTIEAVSAGGDAGLSSFVGAEIAKQDRPELTSAKIIVSGGRALGSSEKYQEVIVPLADKLNAALGASRAAVDAGYVPNDYQVGQTGKIVAPEVYFAIGISGAIQHLAGMKDSKTIVAINKDEDAPIFQVADFGLVADLFNAVPELTGKI, encoded by the coding sequence ATGAAAACGCTCGTTTGGGTCGAACATGACGGCAAGGCCGTCAAGGACGCGACGCTCGCGGTGGTCACCGCCGCGTCGAAGCTCGGCGAAGTCCATCTGCTCGTCGCCGGTTCGGACGTCGATGCGGTGGCCAAGGAAGCCGCCGGCATCGCCGGGGTCGGCAAGGTGCATGTCGCCGACAACGCCGCCTTTGGTCACAACCTGCCCGAAAATATCGCGCCGCTGGTGGCCGAATTGATGGCGTCGCACGACGCCTTCCTCGCCCCCGCAACAACGACCGGCAAGAATATCGCGCCGCGCGTCGCCGCGCTGCTCGATGTCATGCAGATTTCGGAAATCCTGTCGGTCGAGGGTCCGAAGACCTTCACCCGCCCGATCTACGCCGGCAACGCGATCGCGACTGTCGAATCGTCGGATGCCAAGCTGGTTCTCACCGTGCGTGGCACGGCCTTTGAAAAGGCCGCCACGACGGGTGGCTCGGGAACGATCGAAGCCGTCTCGGCGGGCGGCGACGCCGGTCTGTCGAGCTTCGTCGGCGCCGAAATCGCCAAGCAGGATCGTCCCGAGCTGACCTCGGCCAAGATCATCGTGTCGGGTGGCCGCGCGCTGGGTTCGAGCGAGAAATATCAGGAAGTGATCGTCCCGCTCGCCGACAAGCTGAACGCCGCGCTCGGCGCCAGCCGCGCCGCGGTCGATGCGGGCTATGTCCCCAACGATTATCAGGTCGGCCAGACCGGCAAGATCGTCGCCCCCGAAGTCTATTTCGCGATCGGCATCTCGGGCGCGATCCAGCATCTGGCGGGCATGAAGGATTCGAAGACGATCGTCGCGATCAACAAGGACGAGGACGCGCCGATCTTCCAGGTCGCGGACTTTGGCCTCGTCGCCGACCTGTTCAATGCGGTTCCCGAACTGACCGGCAAGATCTGA
- a CDS encoding electron transfer flavoprotein subunit beta/FixA family protein: MKILVPVKRVLDYNVKPRVKSDGTGVDLANVKMSMNPFDEIGIEEAIRLKEKGVATEVIAVSVGPAKATETLRTALAMGADRAILVQTDDAVEPLALAKIFKAIADAEQPGLVILGKQAIDDDNNQTGQMLGALTGWAQGTFASAVNVDGDHVNVTREVDGGLETVKLKLPAIVTTDLRLNEPRYASLPNIMKAKSKPLDTKSPADYGVDTAPRVKTIKVSEPPVRSAGVKVADVDELVAKLKAMGVHS, from the coding sequence ATGAAAATCCTCGTCCCCGTCAAGCGGGTGCTCGATTATAACGTGAAGCCGCGGGTCAAGTCCGACGGCACGGGCGTCGACCTTGCCAATGTCAAAATGTCGATGAACCCGTTCGACGAGATCGGCATCGAGGAAGCGATCCGCCTGAAGGAAAAGGGCGTCGCGACCGAGGTCATCGCGGTCAGCGTCGGCCCGGCGAAGGCGACCGAAACGCTGCGCACCGCGCTGGCGATGGGCGCCGACCGTGCGATCCTGGTGCAGACCGACGATGCCGTCGAGCCGCTGGCGCTTGCGAAAATCTTCAAGGCTATCGCTGACGCCGAACAGCCCGGCCTTGTCATCCTCGGCAAGCAGGCGATCGACGACGACAACAACCAGACCGGACAGATGCTTGGCGCGCTGACCGGCTGGGCGCAGGGCACCTTTGCCAGTGCGGTCAATGTCGATGGCGATCATGTCAACGTGACGCGCGAAGTCGATGGCGGCCTCGAGACGGTGAAGCTCAAGCTTCCCGCGATCGTCACCACCGACCTTCGTTTGAACGAGCCGCGCTATGCGAGCTTGCCCAACATCATGAAGGCGAAGTCGAAGCCGCTCGATACCAAGTCGCCCGCCGATTACGGCGTCGATACGGCGCCGCGGGTCAAGACGATCAAGGTGTCGGAACCGCCCGTACGCTCGGCGGGCGTCAAGGTCGCCGATGTCGATGAACTGGTTGCCAAGTTGAAAGCCATGGGAGTGCACTCATGA
- the sucC gene encoding ADP-forming succinate--CoA ligase subunit beta gives MNIHEYQAKELLAKFGVAVPKGIAAMSVEEAVAAAKQLPGPLYVVKAQIHAGGRGKGKFKELGPDAKGGVRLAKTIEEVEAAAKDMLGNTLVTIQTGEHGKQVNRLYITDGADIKQEFYLALLVDRGSSRIAVVASTEGGMDIETVAHNTPEKIHTITIDPATGLQPHHGRSVSAALGLSGDLAKQAAKVLAGLYAAFLGTDAEQIEINPLAVCEGKDGDELLVLDAKVAFDGNAMFRHKDIATLRDLTEEDPAEVEASEYDLAYIKLDGNIGCMVNGAGLAMSTMDIIKLNGEFPANFLDVGGGASKEKVTAAFKIILKDPAVKGILVNIFGGIMKCDIIADGIVAAAKEVNLSVPLVVRLEGTNVQQGKDILANSGLPIVAANDLGDAAKKIVAEVRAA, from the coding sequence ATGAACATCCACGAATATCAGGCGAAAGAACTGCTCGCGAAATTTGGCGTTGCGGTGCCCAAGGGCATCGCTGCGATGAGCGTCGAGGAAGCCGTCGCCGCGGCGAAGCAGCTTCCCGGGCCGCTCTATGTCGTGAAGGCGCAGATTCATGCCGGCGGTCGCGGCAAGGGCAAGTTCAAGGAACTCGGTCCCGACGCGAAGGGCGGCGTCCGCCTCGCCAAGACGATCGAGGAGGTCGAAGCCGCGGCGAAGGACATGCTCGGCAACACGCTGGTGACGATCCAGACCGGCGAGCATGGCAAGCAGGTCAACCGCCTCTACATCACCGATGGTGCCGACATTAAGCAGGAATTCTACCTCGCGCTGCTCGTCGACCGCGGCTCGAGCCGGATCGCGGTCGTCGCCTCGACCGAAGGCGGCATGGACATCGAAACCGTCGCGCACAATACGCCGGAAAAGATCCACACGATCACCATCGACCCCGCCACGGGGCTGCAGCCGCACCATGGCCGCAGCGTATCAGCAGCGCTGGGGCTGTCGGGCGATCTCGCCAAGCAGGCGGCCAAGGTTCTGGCCGGCCTCTATGCCGCGTTCCTTGGCACCGATGCCGAGCAGATCGAAATCAACCCGCTCGCGGTTTGCGAAGGCAAGGATGGCGACGAGCTGCTCGTGCTCGACGCCAAGGTGGCGTTCGACGGCAATGCGATGTTCCGCCACAAGGATATCGCGACCCTGCGCGACCTGACCGAGGAAGACCCGGCCGAGGTCGAGGCGTCGGAATATGACCTCGCCTACATCAAGCTCGACGGCAACATCGGTTGCATGGTCAATGGTGCCGGTCTGGCGATGTCGACGATGGACATCATCAAGCTCAACGGCGAATTCCCGGCGAACTTCCTCGACGTCGGCGGCGGCGCGAGCAAGGAAAAGGTGACCGCGGCGTTCAAGATCATCCTCAAGGACCCCGCGGTAAAGGGCATCCTCGTCAACATCTTCGGCGGCATCATGAAGTGCGACATCATCGCCGACGGCATCGTCGCCGCGGCGAAGGAAGTGAATCTGTCGGTGCCGCTCGTCGTTCGCCTGGAGGGCACGAACGTCCAGCAGGGCAAGGATATCCTCGCCAATTCGGGCCTGCCGATCGTTGCCGCCAATGACCTTGGCGATGCGGCGAAAAAGATCGTCGCGGAAGTCCGCGCGGCCTGA
- the bla gene encoding class A beta-lactamase, whose product MRRKFSGRSLFGTMIGAALLAGCVSSAALVPAPRQAQTAHNGSGAVTVPIGAPVRSSAPPPRGTLDPGFRRPAPGLGDRIASLWRAFPGKTGIAVQRIDGEWAITQRGADLFPQQSVSKLWVAMSVLDAVDDGRISLDQKVRIGPEDLVVFHQPLAARVRSEGVVTMSVRDLIETAITHSDNLANDSLLRTVGGPNAVRAFITKKDLGSIRFGPGERLLQSATAGLTWQQSYSAGRNFQTARAALPMATRQAAMNKYLADPIDGASPAAIASALTRLARGTLLSPASTDYLLGVMTRTHSGPKRLKAGLPPGWQFLHKTGTGQDLNGMTAGYNDIGIATAPDGTRYAIVVMMGTTTSSIPARMALMQAVSGAVAEFHGQ is encoded by the coding sequence ATGAGGCGCAAATTTTCGGGCAGGTCGCTGTTCGGCACGATGATCGGGGCCGCCCTGCTCGCGGGATGCGTCAGCAGCGCGGCGCTGGTGCCGGCACCGCGCCAGGCACAGACTGCCCATAATGGCTCGGGCGCCGTCACCGTTCCGATCGGAGCGCCCGTCCGTTCGTCGGCCCCGCCGCCGCGCGGCACGCTCGATCCCGGCTTTCGCCGCCCCGCTCCCGGGCTGGGCGACCGCATCGCCTCGCTGTGGCGTGCCTTCCCCGGCAAGACGGGCATCGCGGTCCAGCGCATCGATGGCGAGTGGGCGATCACGCAGCGCGGCGCCGATCTGTTCCCGCAGCAGAGCGTGTCGAAGCTTTGGGTGGCGATGAGTGTCCTTGACGCCGTCGATGACGGCCGCATCAGTCTGGACCAGAAAGTCCGCATCGGTCCTGAAGATCTGGTGGTTTTTCACCAGCCGCTCGCCGCGCGCGTGCGATCGGAAGGCGTCGTGACAATGAGTGTTCGCGACCTGATCGAGACCGCGATCACGCACAGCGACAATCTGGCGAACGACAGCCTGCTGCGCACCGTCGGCGGCCCCAATGCGGTGCGCGCCTTCATCACGAAAAAGGATCTGGGGTCGATCCGCTTCGGCCCCGGCGAGCGGCTGTTGCAGAGTGCGACCGCGGGCTTGACCTGGCAGCAGAGCTATTCGGCCGGCCGCAATTTCCAGACCGCGCGCGCCGCGCTGCCGATGGCGACGCGCCAGGCGGCGATGAACAAATATCTGGCCGATCCGATCGACGGCGCGAGCCCGGCGGCGATCGCGAGCGCGCTGACCCGGCTTGCGCGCGGCACCTTGCTGTCGCCCGCATCGACCGACTATCTGCTCGGCGTGATGACCCGCACCCACAGCGGCCCGAAACGGCTGAAGGCCGGGTTGCCGCCGGGCTGGCAATTCCTTCACAAGACCGGCACCGGCCAGGATCTGAACGGCATGACCGCGGGCTATAACGACATCGGCATCGCCACCGCCCCCGATGGCACGCGCTATGCGATTGTCGTCATGATGGGCACCACGACCTCGTCGATCCCGGCGCGCATGGCGCTGATGCAGGCGGTATCGGGCGCGGTCGCCGAATTTCACGGACAATAG
- the msrA gene encoding peptide-methionine (S)-S-oxide reductase MsrA — MRRAFAVLIAAPLLAQCAPAQAENIVKLPAAAYDPAVSAKRATAVLAGGCFWGVEGVFSQVKGVISVEAGYHGGSRATAKYDLTHDGTSGHAEAVRIVYDPGQVSYGTLLRVLFSVVADPTLKNRQGPDAGTQYRAAIVPMDAAQRQVATAYLAQIGKGGYFRKPVIVPVERYKTFYPAESYHQNFMRLHPANPYIVRWDAPKLTALKRLFPGLVRGAPAP, encoded by the coding sequence ATCCGGCGCGCGTTCGCCGTGCTGATCGCGGCGCCGCTCCTCGCTCAGTGTGCGCCCGCGCAGGCCGAGAACATCGTCAAATTGCCCGCCGCGGCCTATGATCCCGCGGTGAGTGCGAAGCGCGCGACGGCGGTGCTCGCGGGTGGCTGCTTCTGGGGGGTCGAGGGCGTCTTTTCGCAGGTGAAGGGCGTGATCTCGGTCGAAGCGGGCTATCATGGCGGCAGCAGGGCGACCGCGAAATATGATCTGACGCACGACGGCACCTCGGGCCATGCCGAGGCGGTGCGGATCGTCTATGATCCGGGCCAGGTCAGCTATGGTACTTTGCTACGCGTGCTGTTTTCGGTCGTTGCCGACCCGACGCTCAAGAATCGCCAGGGCCCCGACGCTGGAACCCAATATCGCGCCGCGATCGTGCCGATGGACGCCGCGCAGCGGCAGGTCGCGACCGCCTATCTCGCGCAGATCGGCAAGGGCGGATATTTCAGAAAGCCGGTCATCGTTCCGGTCGAACGCTACAAGACTTTCTATCCGGCCGAATCCTACCACCAGAATTTCATGCGGCTCCATCCGGCGAATCCCTATATCGTCCGCTGGGACGCGCCGAAGCTTACGGCGCTGAAGCGGCTGTTTCCCGGCCTTGTTCGCGGCGCCCCGGCGCCCTAG
- a CDS encoding pyridoxal phosphate-dependent aminotransferase — MSLKPHISAALGRIQPSATLAMTARVTKLKAEGVDVIGLSAGEPDFDTPDFVKEAAIEAIRNGQTKYTLVDGTIALKEAIRGKFRRDNGLDYGLDQITVNVGGKHTLFNALVATVDPGDEVIIPAPYWVSYPDIVAFCGGTPVIVEGTAAQNYKITPAQLDQAITKKTRWVMFNSPSNPSGAAYSPQELDAIGDVIRRHPHVMVMTDDMYEHVWYADFAFSTLAQRCPDLIDRILTVNGCSKAYAMTGWRIGFAGGPAWIIKAMGKLQSQSTSNPCSIAQAAAAAALGGPQQFLDDRNAAFRKRRDMVVAMLNDAPGLSCPVPDGAFYVYPDASGCMGKKTPDGKRIESDEALIDYFLDSARVAAVHGGAFGLSPAFRVSYATSEAALKEACVRIQQACAALS; from the coding sequence ATGTCGCTGAAGCCGCATATATCCGCTGCCCTGGGCCGCATCCAGCCCTCGGCAACGCTCGCGATGACCGCGCGCGTGACCAAGCTGAAGGCCGAAGGGGTCGATGTGATCGGCCTTTCGGCGGGCGAACCCGACTTCGATACCCCCGATTTCGTCAAGGAAGCGGCGATCGAGGCGATCCGGAACGGCCAGACCAAATATACGCTCGTCGATGGCACGATCGCGCTCAAGGAAGCGATCCGCGGCAAGTTTCGCCGCGACAACGGCCTCGACTACGGCCTCGATCAGATCACGGTCAACGTCGGCGGCAAGCACACGCTCTTCAACGCGCTCGTCGCGACGGTCGATCCGGGCGACGAGGTGATCATCCCCGCGCCCTATTGGGTGAGCTATCCCGACATCGTCGCCTTCTGCGGCGGGACGCCGGTGATTGTCGAAGGCACCGCGGCGCAAAACTACAAGATCACTCCCGCGCAGCTCGACCAGGCGATCACGAAGAAGACCCGCTGGGTGATGTTCAACTCGCCGTCGAATCCGTCGGGCGCCGCCTATTCTCCGCAAGAACTCGACGCGATCGGCGACGTGATCCGCCGCCATCCGCATGTGATGGTGATGACCGACGACATGTATGAGCATGTCTGGTACGCCGATTTCGCCTTTTCGACACTCGCGCAGCGCTGCCCCGATCTGATCGACCGCATTCTGACGGTCAACGGCTGTTCGAAGGCTTATGCGATGACCGGCTGGCGCATCGGCTTTGCCGGCGGCCCCGCCTGGATCATCAAGGCGATGGGCAAGCTCCAGTCGCAGTCGACCTCGAACCCCTGCTCGATCGCCCAGGCGGCGGCGGCGGCGGCGCTCGGTGGGCCGCAGCAATTTCTCGACGACCGCAACGCCGCGTTCCGCAAGCGCCGCGACATGGTCGTCGCGATGCTCAACGACGCGCCCGGCCTGTCGTGCCCGGTTCCCGACGGTGCCTTCTACGTCTACCCCGATGCGAGCGGCTGCATGGGCAAGAAGACCCCCGATGGAAAGCGGATCGAGAGCGACGAAGCGCTGATCGACTATTTCCTCGATTCGGCGCGCGTCGCGGCGGTGCACGGCGGCGCGTTCGGCCTGTCGCCGGCGTTCCGTGTGTCTTACGCGACGTCGGAGGCGGCGCTCAAGGAAGCGTGCGTCCGCATCCAGCAGGCGTGCGCGGCGCTGAGCTGA
- the pabB gene encoding aminodeoxychorismate synthase component I — protein MTEAAPLPLPGPGCAPFVLLDDARADGAVPARLFREPVEILRADDAADIPALLVAVEAASARGLHAAGYLAYEGGKGLAPAWRGAPPPTGAGGAPLGWFGLFERVERFDADTVPSLLPDPAASWIGAVAPRMARAEYEAAVGVVLGLIHAGDIYQANLTFRADVPWLGNPLAVYARLRRTARAGYGGFLWTGEQAIASLSPELFFALRGREVIARPMKGTAERVADPGADAAAARELADDPKQRAENLMIVDLIRNDLSRIAVPGTVAVPDLFRVESFPTIHQLVSDVSATLPEGVGAADVLRAAFPCGSITGAPKVRAMEIIDELEREPRGLYTGSIGFIEADGDAAFNVAIRTLVFPSQGDLPDGAVCATRPLQEDVGYATLGLGSGIVADSRPAEEWRECLAKGEFVSAAGESFDLIETMFFDPVDGVQRLEGHLARMKASAAALGFAFDRHGARNSLQSATFRLRSAARVRMRLARSGALAVEVSPLPRLAELPVPVAICPAPMAADDFRVAHKTSLRAPYDAARADSAAAEVLFVDEPGFVTEGSWSNIFVERGGLLLTPPLALGLLPGVLRAELIDKGRAVESHLRLADLGAGFFLGNSLRGLIPARLVDGSAAAIG, from the coding sequence ATGACCGAAGCTGCCCCCCTGCCGCTGCCCGGCCCGGGATGCGCCCCCTTCGTGCTGCTCGACGATGCGCGCGCCGACGGTGCGGTGCCCGCGCGACTGTTCCGCGAGCCGGTCGAGATATTGCGCGCCGACGACGCGGCGGACATTCCCGCGCTGTTGGTGGCGGTCGAGGCGGCGTCGGCGCGCGGCCTCCATGCCGCGGGCTATCTCGCTTATGAGGGCGGCAAGGGGCTCGCGCCCGCCTGGCGCGGTGCGCCGCCGCCGACCGGCGCGGGCGGGGCGCCGCTCGGCTGGTTCGGGCTGTTCGAGCGGGTGGAGCGCTTCGACGCCGATACGGTGCCGTCGCTCTTGCCCGACCCGGCGGCAAGCTGGATCGGCGCGGTTGCGCCCCGAATGGCGCGCGCCGAATATGAGGCTGCGGTCGGGGTGGTGCTGGGCCTGATCCACGCCGGGGACATCTATCAGGCGAATCTGACCTTCCGTGCCGACGTGCCGTGGCTGGGCAATCCGCTCGCCGTCTATGCCCGGCTGCGGCGCACCGCGCGCGCGGGCTATGGCGGTTTCCTGTGGACGGGCGAGCAGGCGATCGCTTCGCTGTCGCCCGAGCTGTTCTTTGCGCTGCGCGGACGCGAGGTGATCGCACGGCCGATGAAGGGGACCGCCGAACGTGTCGCCGATCCCGGCGCCGATGCCGCGGCCGCGCGCGAACTCGCGGATGATCCCAAACAGCGCGCCGAAAATCTGATGATCGTCGATCTGATCCGTAACGACCTGTCGCGAATTGCGGTGCCGGGAACGGTCGCGGTGCCGGACCTCTTCCGCGTCGAAAGCTTTCCGACGATCCACCAGCTCGTCTCCGACGTGTCGGCGACGCTGCCCGAAGGGGTGGGCGCGGCCGATGTGCTGCGCGCGGCCTTTCCCTGCGGATCGATCACCGGCGCGCCCAAGGTGCGCGCGATGGAGATCATCGACGAACTGGAACGCGAACCGCGCGGGCTCTACACGGGCTCGATCGGTTTCATCGAAGCGGATGGCGATGCGGCGTTCAATGTCGCGATCCGCACGCTTGTCTTTCCATCGCAGGGCGACTTGCCGGACGGCGCGGTCTGCGCCACGCGCCCCTTGCAGGAAGACGTGGGTTACGCCACGCTGGGACTGGGGTCCGGAATCGTCGCCGACAGCCGACCGGCCGAGGAATGGCGCGAATGTCTGGCCAAGGGGGAATTTGTGAGCGCAGCGGGCGAAAGCTTCGACCTGATCGAAACGATGTTTTTCGATCCGGTCGATGGCGTCCAGCGGCTCGAAGGCCATCTGGCGCGGATGAAGGCGAGCGCCGCCGCGCTCGGTTTCGCCTTCGACCGACACGGTGCGCGCAACAGCCTGCAATCGGCGACCTTTCGCCTGCGCAGCGCGGCGCGGGTGCGGATGCGGCTCGCGCGGTCGGGGGCGCTCGCGGTCGAGGTGTCGCCGCTGCCGCGGCTCGCCGAACTGCCGGTGCCGGTCGCGATCTGTCCGGCGCCGATGGCGGCCGACGATTTCCGCGTCGCGCACAAGACGAGCCTGCGCGCGCCCTATGACGCCGCGCGTGCGGACAGCGCCGCAGCCGAGGTCCTGTTCGTTGACGAGCCGGGCTTTGTCACCGAGGGAAGCTGGAGCAATATCTTCGTCGAGCGCGGCGGGCTGCTGCTGACGCCGCCGCTCGCGCTGGGCCTGCTTCCCGGCGTGTTGCGCGCCGAGCTGATCGACAAGGGACGCGCAGTCGAATCGCATCTGCGCCTCGCCGACCTGGGCGCCGGCTTTTTCCTTGGCAATTCGCTGCGCGGCCTGATTCCGGCGCGGCTGGTGGACGGTTCGGCCGCTGCAATCGGCTGA
- a CDS encoding long-chain-fatty-acid--CoA ligase — MSSPHDWSHDYRHPTPWDQPFAPLTLPDMLAASARRKGDAPMLDFMGRRFSYAEVADGVARVARGLQQRGIGRGSRVGLFLPNVPHYVAAYYGALAAGATVVNFSPLYTARELEAQVEDSGTDLLVTISAAALLPTALAVLDGSSLKHLVVGSIAGGLPAAKSMLYRLFKKSEVAALPDDPRVIRFSALAANDGRPDPVVIDAESDVALIQYTGGTTGTPKGAKLTHQNLTANARQVNAIDPDHDAGDRILGVLPFFHVFANTCVLNRTILNGGMIAMLPRFDAKAALRAITRTKTTALPGVPTMYQALLDHPDLAKTDFSSLRVCISGGAPMPAELREKFIAATGASLVEGYGLTESSGVVATNPYDGPVKPGTIGQPIPATRIRLLGRDDPTQDAAPGEAGELAVKGPQIMQGYWNRAEADKDSFTADGWLRTGDVAAIDDEGYIRIVDRLKDMIAVGGFKVYPSVIEAHLHEHPAVKEAIVLGVPDSYRGEVPKAFVTLEEGFEVSGEALAAWLNPQLGKHERVSAVEVRASLPKTMIGKLDRKALRAETSS; from the coding sequence ATGAGCAGCCCCCATGACTGGTCGCACGATTATCGCCATCCGACCCCATGGGATCAGCCGTTCGCTCCGCTCACGCTCCCCGACATGCTCGCGGCGAGCGCCCGGCGAAAAGGCGACGCGCCGATGCTCGACTTCATGGGGCGGCGCTTTTCCTATGCAGAGGTCGCCGACGGCGTGGCGCGCGTGGCGCGCGGACTCCAGCAGCGTGGCATCGGCAGGGGGAGCCGCGTCGGACTCTTCCTGCCCAATGTCCCCCACTATGTCGCCGCCTATTATGGCGCACTTGCCGCGGGGGCGACGGTGGTCAATTTCTCACCGCTCTATACCGCCCGCGAGCTTGAAGCGCAGGTCGAGGATTCAGGCACCGATCTGTTGGTGACGATCAGCGCCGCGGCGCTTCTGCCGACCGCGCTCGCGGTGCTCGACGGATCGAGTCTCAAGCATCTTGTCGTCGGCTCGATCGCGGGCGGACTGCCCGCGGCCAAATCGATGCTCTATCGCCTGTTCAAGAAGAGCGAGGTCGCCGCGCTGCCCGACGATCCGCGCGTCATCCGCTTTTCGGCGCTCGCCGCCAACGACGGGCGGCCCGATCCGGTGGTCATCGATGCCGAAAGCGACGTCGCGCTGATCCAATATACCGGCGGCACCACCGGGACGCCGAAGGGCGCGAAGCTGACGCATCAGAATCTGACCGCCAATGCGCGACAGGTGAACGCGATCGACCCCGACCATGACGCGGGCGATCGCATCCTGGGCGTGCTGCCCTTCTTCCACGTCTTCGCCAACACCTGCGTCCTTAATCGCACCATCCTCAACGGCGGGATGATCGCGATGCTGCCGCGCTTCGATGCCAAGGCGGCCTTGCGGGCGATCACCCGGACGAAAACGACCGCGCTGCCCGGCGTCCCGACGATGTATCAGGCGCTGCTCGACCATCCCGACCTTGCCAAAACCGACTTTTCTTCCTTGCGCGTCTGCATCTCCGGCGGGGCGCCGATGCCCGCCGAGCTGCGCGAGAAGTTCATCGCCGCGACCGGCGCCTCGCTCGTCGAAGGCTATGGCCTGACCGAAAGCTCCGGAGTCGTCGCGACCAACCCTTATGACGGCCCGGTCAAGCCCGGGACGATCGGCCAGCCGATCCCGGCGACGCGCATCCGCCTGCTGGGCCGCGACGATCCCACGCAGGACGCGGCGCCCGGCGAAGCGGGTGAACTCGCGGTCAAGGGCCCGCAGATCATGCAAGGCTATTGGAACCGGGCCGAGGCCGACAAGGACAGCTTCACCGCCGACGGCTGGCTACGCACCGGCGATGTCGCGGCAATCGACGACGAAGGCTATATCCGCATCGTCGACCGGCTGAAGGACATGATCGCGGTCGGCGGTTTCAAAGTCTATCCCAGCGTGATCGAAGCGCATCTCCACGAACATCCCGCGGTCAAGGAAGCGATCGTCCTCGGCGTCCCCGACAGCTATCGCGGCGAGGTGCCGAAAGCGTTCGTGACGCTGGAAGAGGGTTTTGAGGTCTCGGGCGAAGCGCTCGCCGCCTGGCTCAATCCGCAGCTTGGCAAGCATGAGCGGGTGAGCGCGGTCGAGGTGCGGGCGAGCCTGCCCAAGACGATGATTGGCAAGCTCGACCGGAAGGCCTTGAGGGCGGAGACAAGCTCTTGA
- a CDS encoding sterol desaturase family protein yields the protein MPTPAIIALVLATVAAMEFVAWASHKYIMHGFGWAWHRDHHEPHDKRVEKNDLFGLVGAAMSISMFVIGSPMIMGASAWEPGTWIGLGILFYGIVYTLVHDGLVHQRWFRWVPRRGYAKRLVQAHKLHHATLGKEGGVSFGFVFARNPAKLKAELKTQRAAGIAVVREALAD from the coding sequence ATGCCCACGCCTGCCATCATAGCGCTTGTCCTTGCGACCGTCGCGGCAATGGAATTTGTCGCCTGGGCGAGTCACAAATATATCATGCACGGTTTCGGCTGGGCGTGGCATCGCGACCATCACGAGCCGCACGATAAACGGGTCGAAAAGAACGATCTGTTCGGGCTTGTCGGCGCGGCGATGAGCATTTCGATGTTCGTCATCGGCAGCCCGATGATCATGGGCGCGTCGGCATGGGAGCCGGGAACGTGGATCGGGCTCGGCATCCTCTTTTACGGGATCGTCTACACGCTGGTCCACGACGGGCTCGTGCATCAGCGCTGGTTCCGCTGGGTGCCGCGGCGCGGCTATGCCAAGCGGCTGGTACAGGCGCACAAGCTCCACCATGCGACGCTCGGCAAGGAGGGTGGGGTCAGCTTCGGCTTCGTCTTCGCGCGCAATCCGGCGAAGCTGAAGGCCGAACTCAAGACGCAGCGCGCGGCGGGGATCGCGGTGGTGCGGGAGGCCCTCGCCGACTAA